One window from the genome of Aeromonas sp. FDAARGOS 1405 encodes:
- the flgE gene encoding flagellar hook protein FlgE, giving the protein MSFNNALSGVNAAQKDLNVTANNIANVNTTGFKESRAEFADVYANSIFVNAKTQVGNGVATGAVAQQFHQGALQFTNNALDLAIQGNGFFVTSDSLTNLDRTYTRAGAFKLNENSYMVNNQGHYLQGYEINADGTPKAVSINATKPIQIPDRAGEPIKTSKVEASFNLPSKATPLSAGTMPDPLAVPPVVGSLSSFDPKDSKTYSSSTSVVVYDSLGEPHTITQYFVKEASDADPTKPADPTAWRMYLYEGDKPIDIDSGVQTQMATGVNPVPLAARFTFGADGKMITPTTPATIQTVALGAGGAGIITNGADPTQTFEISLGTITQYASPFEVNKLSQDGSTVGRLTKVEITPDGIVSATYSNATTIKVAMVAMAKFANSQGLTQIGDTSWRQSLLSGDALPGTPNSGTFGTIKSSALEQSNVDLTSELVDLITAQRNFQANSRSLEVNSSLQQTILQIR; this is encoded by the coding sequence ATGTCATTTAACAATGCCTTGAGCGGTGTTAACGCGGCACAAAAAGACTTGAACGTCACCGCTAACAACATTGCGAACGTTAATACTACGGGCTTTAAAGAGTCCCGTGCCGAGTTTGCGGATGTCTACGCCAACTCCATTTTTGTCAATGCCAAGACCCAGGTTGGTAACGGTGTGGCGACCGGTGCGGTGGCTCAGCAGTTTCATCAGGGGGCTCTGCAATTTACCAATAACGCGCTGGATTTGGCTATTCAGGGGAATGGCTTCTTTGTGACCTCTGACAGCTTGACTAACCTGGATCGCACCTATACTCGGGCTGGCGCGTTCAAGCTCAATGAAAACAGTTATATGGTTAACAATCAGGGCCATTATCTGCAAGGTTATGAAATTAATGCTGACGGTACGCCGAAGGCGGTGAGTATCAATGCGACCAAGCCGATCCAGATACCGGATCGAGCGGGTGAGCCTATAAAGACCAGCAAGGTTGAAGCGAGCTTCAATTTGCCTTCCAAGGCGACCCCCTTGTCGGCGGGAACAATGCCGGATCCTCTTGCGGTGCCTCCTGTGGTTGGCAGTCTGTCGAGTTTTGATCCAAAAGACTCGAAAACTTACTCGTCTTCCACGTCTGTTGTGGTGTACGACTCTTTAGGTGAACCCCATACCATCACCCAGTATTTCGTCAAAGAAGCAAGCGATGCGGATCCTACCAAACCGGCAGATCCTACAGCATGGCGTATGTATTTATATGAGGGCGACAAGCCTATTGATATTGATAGCGGGGTTCAAACCCAGATGGCAACAGGTGTGAATCCTGTACCGTTAGCTGCTCGTTTTACCTTTGGTGCCGATGGTAAAATGATCACCCCAACTACCCCTGCAACAATTCAAACAGTGGCGTTGGGGGCAGGCGGCGCAGGCATCATCACTAATGGTGCTGATCCCACTCAGACCTTTGAGATTTCGTTGGGCACAATAACCCAATATGCCTCACCGTTCGAAGTCAACAAGTTGTCACAGGATGGTTCCACAGTCGGCCGTTTGACCAAAGTCGAGATCACGCCGGATGGCATTGTGTCCGCGACTTACAGTAACGCGACAACCATCAAGGTGGCCATGGTGGCCATGGCAAAGTTTGCCAACTCACAAGGGTTGACCCAGATAGGAGATACCTCCTGGCGGCAATCCCTGCTCTCTGGCGATGCATTGCCGGGAACGCCCAACTCCGGCACCTTCGGTACCATCAAATCGTCGGCGCTGGAGCAATCCAACGTGGATTTGACCTCCGAACTGGTTGACCTGATCACTGCCCAGCGTAACTTCCAGGCCAACTCCCGCTCTCTGGAGGTAAATAGTTCGCTGCAGCAGACCATCTTGCAGATCCGTTAA